A window of the Streptomyces formicae genome harbors these coding sequences:
- a CDS encoding cytochrome P450 has translation MDAAPFAPWSPAFVADPYPAYAQLRARGRVHWFEPTRQWLVPHHADVSALLRDRRLGRTYLHRFTHEEFGRTPPPAAHEPFHTLNDHGLLDLEAPDHTRIRRLVTKAFTPRTVQALEPAVRRLAAGLVAELVKEGGGDLLADVAEPLPVAVIAEMLGIPEADRGLLRPWSAEICGMYELNPPEETAARAVRASLEFSAYLRELIAQRRKEPGNDLISALIAAHEEDGGRLSEQEMVSTCVLLLNAGHEATVNTTANGWWTLFRHPARLAALRADPGLLSTAVEELMRYDTPLQLFERWVLDDIELDGTVIPRGSEVALLFGSANRDPARFERPDELDLARADNPHISFGAGIHYCLGAPLARIELAASFGELLRQAPTMRVVGEPEWGAGFVIRGLRGLRVEL, from the coding sequence ATGGACGCCGCTCCGTTCGCTCCCTGGTCGCCCGCCTTCGTCGCCGACCCGTACCCCGCCTACGCGCAGCTGCGCGCACGCGGCCGGGTGCACTGGTTCGAACCGACCCGGCAGTGGCTCGTGCCGCACCACGCCGACGTGTCGGCGCTGCTGCGGGACCGGCGGCTGGGGCGTACGTACCTCCACCGCTTCACACACGAGGAGTTCGGGCGGACCCCGCCGCCGGCCGCGCACGAGCCGTTCCACACCCTCAACGACCACGGTCTGCTGGACCTCGAAGCCCCCGACCACACGCGGATCCGGCGGCTGGTGACGAAGGCGTTCACACCCCGGACGGTGCAGGCCCTGGAGCCGGCCGTGCGGCGGCTGGCCGCCGGGCTCGTGGCGGAGCTGGTGAAGGAGGGCGGCGGCGACCTGCTCGCGGACGTCGCCGAACCTCTGCCGGTCGCGGTGATCGCGGAGATGCTGGGGATACCGGAGGCGGACCGGGGCCTGCTGCGGCCCTGGTCGGCGGAGATCTGCGGGATGTACGAGCTGAATCCGCCGGAGGAGACGGCGGCGCGGGCGGTGCGGGCGTCACTCGAATTCTCGGCGTATCTGCGGGAGTTGATCGCGCAGCGGCGCAAGGAGCCGGGGAACGATCTGATCTCGGCGCTGATCGCGGCGCACGAGGAGGACGGCGGCCGGCTCAGCGAGCAGGAGATGGTCTCCACGTGCGTGCTGCTGCTGAACGCGGGGCACGAGGCGACGGTCAACACGACGGCGAACGGCTGGTGGACGCTCTTCCGCCACCCCGCCCGGCTGGCGGCCCTGCGGGCCGATCCGGGGCTGCTGTCCACAGCCGTGGAGGAGCTGATGCGGTACGACACCCCGCTCCAGCTCTTCGAGCGCTGGGTCCTCGACGACATCGAGCTCGACGGCACCGTGATCCCGCGCGGCTCCGAAGTCGCGCTCCTCTTCGGCTCGGCGAACCGGGATCCCGCACGCTTCGAGCGCCCTGACGAGCTGGACCTGGCCCGTGCCGACAACCCGCACATCAGCTTCGGCGCGGGCATCCACTACTGCCTGGGCGCGCCGCTTGCCCGCATCGAACTGGCGGCGTCGTTCGGGGAACTGCTGCGGCAGGCGCCGACGATGAGGGTGGTGGGGGAGCCGGAGTGGGGGGCGGGGTTCGTGATCAGGGGGTTGCGGGGGCTGCGCGTGGAGCTGTGA
- a CDS encoding ABC transporter permease, whose amino-acid sequence MTAVAETGTFAVRDGGSRPLAGTGALLRLALRRDRVMLPLWVLITGGVITSAPNSLRTLYATAADRTELVHTMATNGSLRALYGPAFGDSVGALVAWRYVTFGALLTGIMSLIIVIRHTREEEETGRQELLSSAMVGRRAPLTAALLTAFVANAGVALVIAAGLAGEGAGGALALGLVIGGAGMLFATMAGIVAQLTESARLAKGLTAAVLGAAFVMRAAGDAGTDDGSSVLTWLSPIGWAENMRSFAGERWWVLLLFAGAIAVQCAVAFNLAGRRDIGMSFLPTRPGPASGRLATVGGLAWRLQRGSVLGWGVGLLATGVMFGAITEGATELVGDSERTRQIIERMGGQQGLTDAFLAGMVGMIGMVTALYVVQSVLRLHGEETGQRAEPLLAAAVGRVQWAAGHLAIAFGGAVLMMLLGGAGLAIGYGRDLGPILGASLVQLPAIWVLGGVAVLLHGAFPKAVAAAWAAAGISLGLGWIGPALDLPDAVMNLSPYAHLPKLPGPEMAWTPVLLLTAIAVALVAAGLAGFRRRDLSA is encoded by the coding sequence ATGACCGCCGTAGCGGAGACCGGCACCTTCGCCGTGCGCGACGGGGGCTCCCGGCCGCTGGCCGGTACGGGGGCGCTGCTCAGGCTCGCCCTGCGGCGCGACCGGGTCATGCTGCCGCTGTGGGTCCTGATCACCGGCGGCGTGATCACCAGCGCCCCGAACTCCCTCAGGACCCTCTACGCCACGGCGGCCGACCGGACGGAACTGGTCCACACGATGGCCACCAACGGCTCGCTGCGCGCCCTGTACGGACCGGCTTTCGGCGACTCGGTCGGTGCCCTCGTGGCCTGGCGGTACGTCACCTTCGGCGCGCTGCTGACCGGGATCATGAGCCTGATCATCGTGATCCGGCACACCCGCGAGGAGGAGGAGACCGGCCGTCAGGAGCTGCTGTCCTCGGCGATGGTGGGGCGGCGCGCCCCGCTCACCGCGGCGCTGCTCACCGCCTTCGTCGCCAACGCGGGAGTGGCCCTCGTCATCGCCGCCGGCCTGGCGGGCGAGGGAGCGGGCGGCGCGCTCGCGCTCGGGCTGGTGATCGGCGGCGCAGGCATGCTCTTCGCCACCATGGCGGGTATCGTCGCGCAGCTCACCGAGAGCGCGCGGCTCGCCAAGGGCCTCACCGCGGCCGTGCTCGGAGCGGCGTTCGTGATGCGCGCCGCGGGCGACGCCGGGACCGACGACGGCTCGTCCGTGCTGACCTGGCTGTCGCCCATCGGCTGGGCCGAGAACATGCGCTCCTTCGCCGGCGAACGCTGGTGGGTGCTGCTGCTCTTCGCCGGCGCGATCGCGGTGCAGTGCGCCGTGGCCTTCAACCTGGCAGGGCGGCGCGACATCGGCATGAGCTTCCTGCCGACCCGCCCGGGCCCGGCGAGCGGGCGGCTCGCCACGGTCGGCGGCCTCGCCTGGCGGTTGCAGCGCGGGAGCGTGCTCGGCTGGGGCGTCGGGCTGCTGGCCACCGGCGTCATGTTCGGCGCGATCACCGAAGGCGCCACCGAACTCGTCGGCGACAGCGAGCGGACCCGTCAGATCATCGAGCGGATGGGCGGGCAGCAGGGCCTCACGGACGCCTTCCTCGCGGGGATGGTCGGCATGATCGGCATGGTGACCGCGTTGTACGTCGTCCAGTCCGTGCTGCGGCTGCACGGCGAGGAGACCGGCCAGCGTGCCGAACCGCTGCTCGCCGCGGCGGTGGGGCGCGTGCAGTGGGCCGCGGGCCACCTGGCCATCGCCTTCGGCGGGGCGGTGCTCATGATGCTCCTCGGCGGCGCGGGCCTGGCCATCGGCTACGGCCGGGATCTCGGCCCGATCCTCGGCGCCTCCCTGGTGCAGCTCCCGGCGATCTGGGTGCTGGGCGGTGTCGCGGTGCTGCTGCACGGCGCCTTCCCCAAGGCGGTGGCGGCGGCGTGGGCCGCGGCGGGGATCTCGCTGGGGCTGGGGTGGATCGGGCCGGCGCTGGATCTGCCGGACGCGGTGATGAACCTGTCGCCCTACGCCCATCTCCCGAAGCTCCCCGGCCCGGAGATGGCCTGGACCCCGGTCCTGCTCCTCACCGCGATCGCGGTGGCCCTGGTGGCGGCGGGCCTGGCGGGCTTCCGCCGCCGGGACCTGTCGGCCTGA
- a CDS encoding ABC transporter ATP-binding protein, translating to MTKAITVSGLHKSFGRTHALDGLDLTVETGEVHGFLGPNGAGKSTTIRVLLGLLRADSGAAQLLGKDPWKDAVELHRRVAYVPGDVTLWRNLSGGEVIDLYGRLRGGLDKARRNRLVERFELDPTKKGRTYSKGNRQKVALVAAFASDVDLLILDEPTSGLDPLMEEVFQSCVAEERERGRTILLSSHVLSEVEALCDRVSIIRKGVTVETGTLADLRHLTRTSVTAELAGAPDGLGRLPGVHDVAVQTIEGGQGRRVKLQVDTDKLDAVLRSLTESGIRSLTSTPPTLEELFLRHYQDDVRAAGPEEAMAR from the coding sequence ATGACGAAGGCAATCACCGTCTCCGGACTGCACAAGTCGTTCGGGCGGACGCACGCACTGGACGGTCTCGACCTCACCGTCGAGACGGGCGAGGTCCACGGCTTCCTCGGGCCCAACGGCGCGGGGAAGTCCACCACCATCCGGGTCCTCCTGGGCCTGCTGCGCGCCGACTCCGGCGCCGCCCAGCTGCTCGGCAAGGACCCCTGGAAGGACGCCGTCGAGCTACACCGGCGGGTCGCGTACGTCCCCGGAGACGTGACGCTCTGGCGCAACCTCTCCGGCGGAGAGGTCATCGACCTCTACGGACGGCTCCGCGGCGGCCTCGACAAGGCGCGGCGGAACCGGCTGGTCGAGCGGTTCGAACTCGACCCCACCAAGAAGGGGCGTACGTACTCGAAGGGCAACCGGCAGAAGGTCGCCCTCGTCGCCGCCTTCGCCTCCGACGTCGACCTGCTCATCCTCGACGAGCCGACCAGCGGCCTCGACCCGCTGATGGAGGAGGTCTTCCAGAGCTGCGTCGCCGAGGAGCGCGAACGCGGCCGGACGATCCTGCTCTCCAGCCATGTGCTGAGCGAGGTCGAGGCGCTGTGCGACCGCGTCAGCATCATCCGCAAGGGCGTCACCGTGGAGACCGGCACGCTCGCCGACCTGCGCCACCTGACCCGTACGAGCGTGACCGCCGAACTCGCGGGCGCGCCCGACGGACTCGGCCGTCTGCCCGGTGTGCACGACGTCGCCGTGCAGACGATCGAGGGCGGTCAGGGCAGGCGCGTGAAGCTCCAGGTCGACACGGACAAGCTGGACGCGGTCCTGAGGAGCCTGACCGAGTCCGGGATCCGGTCGCTGACCAGCACCCCGCCCACCCTGGAGGAGCTGTTCCTGCGCCACTACCAGGACGACGTACGCGCGGCGGGCCCGGAAGAGGCGATGGCGCGATGA
- a CDS encoding GbsR/MarR family transcriptional regulator yields MVTEQTERKPDEGAVSDFVERFAAQFVEAGVARMPSRVFAALIASESGVMTSAELSEQLKVSPAAVSGAVRYLAQVNMVSREREPGSRRERYRVANNQWYEALANRDQLLRAWEDTFRDGIAKLGADTGAGRRLAETLAFFEFLEGELAGMMERWRKLRAEQFGTGT; encoded by the coding sequence GTGGTGACTGAGCAGACCGAGCGGAAGCCGGACGAAGGGGCGGTGTCCGATTTCGTCGAGCGCTTCGCCGCGCAGTTCGTCGAGGCGGGCGTCGCCCGGATGCCGTCCCGCGTCTTCGCCGCCCTGATCGCCTCCGAATCCGGAGTGATGACCTCCGCCGAGCTGAGCGAGCAGCTCAAGGTCAGCCCGGCCGCCGTCTCCGGCGCGGTCCGCTACCTCGCCCAGGTCAACATGGTCTCCCGGGAACGCGAACCGGGCTCCCGGCGCGAGCGCTACCGCGTGGCCAACAACCAGTGGTACGAGGCCCTGGCCAACCGCGACCAGCTCCTGCGGGCCTGGGAGGACACCTTCCGCGACGGGATCGCCAAGCTCGGTGCCGACACGGGGGCCGGGCGCAGGCTGGCGGAGACGCTCGCGTTCTTCGAGTTCCTGGAGGGCGAGCTGGCCGGGATGATGGAGCGCTGGCGCAAGCTGCGCGCGGAGCAGTTCGGCACGGGCACCTGA